DNA sequence from the Romeriopsis navalis LEGE 11480 genome:
CAGTACGATGCCCATCCTGCCAGTCCACTCAAGTGGTGAAGAACGGCAAGATTCACAATGGCAAGCAAAACCACAAATGCCGCAACTGCGGTCGTCAGTTTGTCCTTCGCCCA
Encoded proteins:
- a CDS encoding IS1/IS1595 family N-terminal zinc-binding domain-containing protein, whose product is MSSDTVRCPSCQSTQVVKNGKIHNGKQNHKCRNCGRQFVLRP